In one Modestobacter sp. L9-4 genomic region, the following are encoded:
- a CDS encoding trans-aconitate 2-methyltransferase, whose amino-acid sequence MVEPSAWTQITQSDPEHSHRYVERFRAMAARGADLAGEARLVDALLPRGARVLDAGCGPGRVGAVLHAAGHTVVGVDGDPVLIAAAEADHPGPRWVVGDLAELDLGEQFDGIVCAGNVMAFLAPSTRQEVLRRLRVHLADGGRAAFGFGAGRGYEFDEFRADARATGWAEDLLLSTWDLRPLTPDADFLVAALR is encoded by the coding sequence ATGGTGGAGCCGAGTGCATGGACGCAGATCACCCAGTCCGACCCGGAGCACTCGCACCGCTACGTCGAGCGGTTCCGGGCGATGGCCGCGCGCGGCGCCGACCTCGCCGGGGAGGCGCGGCTGGTCGACGCGCTGCTGCCGCGCGGGGCCCGGGTGCTGGACGCCGGCTGCGGTCCGGGCCGGGTGGGGGCCGTGCTGCACGCCGCCGGGCACACCGTCGTGGGCGTGGACGGCGACCCGGTGCTCATCGCCGCCGCCGAGGCCGACCACCCCGGCCCGCGGTGGGTCGTCGGCGACCTGGCCGAGCTGGACCTGGGCGAGCAGTTCGACGGCATCGTGTGCGCCGGCAACGTGATGGCGTTCCTGGCACCGAGCACCCGGCAGGAGGTGCTGCGCCGGCTGCGGGTCCACCTGGCCGACGGCGGCCGGGCGGCGTTCGGCTTCGGCGCCGGCCGCGGCTACGAGTTCGACGAGTTCCGTGCCGACGCGCGCGCCACCGGCTGGGCGGAGGACCTGCTGCTGTCCACCTGGGACCTGCGGCCGCTCACCCCCGACGCCGACTTCCTGGTCGCCGCCCTCCGCTGA
- the thiM gene encoding hydroxyethylthiazole kinase — MDATSLRAANAALRGTSPLVHCLTNTVVQTITANALLAVGAAPAMVDEPAEAGEFAAVASAVLVNVGTVHQRTAEAMRIAARSAGQAGTPWVLDPVAVGGLSFRTELAADLVGLSPAVVRGNASEVLALAGAGKGGRGVESVNGPEDALDAAGELARRTGAVVAVSGPVDVLTDGSRVVRVGGGSVLLTRTTGAGCALGGLVAAYVAATGDALTGAVAAHAHVALAAEVAAATAAGPGTFAALWLDALDAVDGDALARAQVSW; from the coding sequence GTGGACGCCACCTCTCTGCGCGCTGCCAACGCGGCGCTGCGCGGCACCTCCCCCCTGGTGCACTGCCTCACCAACACCGTCGTCCAGACGATCACCGCGAACGCGCTGCTCGCCGTGGGCGCGGCGCCGGCGATGGTCGACGAGCCGGCCGAGGCCGGTGAGTTCGCCGCGGTCGCCTCCGCGGTGCTGGTCAACGTGGGCACGGTGCACCAGCGCACCGCCGAGGCGATGCGGATCGCCGCCCGGTCCGCCGGGCAGGCCGGCACCCCCTGGGTGCTCGACCCGGTCGCGGTTGGCGGGCTGAGCTTCCGCACCGAGCTCGCCGCCGACCTGGTCGGCCTCTCGCCCGCCGTCGTCCGCGGCAACGCCTCCGAGGTGCTGGCGCTGGCCGGTGCCGGGAAGGGCGGCCGCGGCGTGGAGAGCGTCAACGGGCCCGAGGACGCCCTCGACGCCGCCGGCGAGCTCGCCCGGCGCACCGGGGCCGTCGTCGCCGTCAGCGGCCCGGTCGACGTCCTCACCGACGGCTCCCGGGTCGTGCGGGTCGGCGGGGGATCGGTGCTGCTCACCCGCACCACCGGCGCCGGCTGCGCCCTCGGTGGGCTGGTCGCGGCCTACGTCGCCGCCACCGGGGACGCGCTCACCGGCGCCGTCGCCGCGCACGCCCACGTGGCGCTGGCCGCCGAGGTCGCCGCCGCGACCGCCGCCGGCCCGGGCACCTTCGCCGCGCTGTGGCTGGACGCCCTCGACGCGGTGGACGGCGACGCGCTGGCCCGGGCGCAGGTGAGCTGGTGA
- a CDS encoding oxidoreductase, translating to MTSPTLPGGTLTLADDLTLTRTGYGAMQLAGPRVFGPPRDHDEALAVLRTAVELGITHIDTADFYGPHVTNQLIREALHPYPADLRIVTKVGSLRDDRGAWIPSLMPDSLRQQVHDNLRTLGVDVLDVVNLRVGSVDGPDDEPVGERFAVLAELQQQGLIRHLGLSTVTLAQVTEAQAIATVVCVQNMYNLAHRSDDALVDALDAQGVAYVPWFPLGGFTPLQSDALTAVATRLGAAPLAVALAWLLQRSPNVLLIPGTSSVAHLRENVAGAGLELPADAVAELDAIGS from the coding sequence ATGACCTCTCCGACCCTGCCCGGTGGGACGCTCACCCTCGCCGACGACCTCACCCTCACCCGGACCGGCTACGGCGCGATGCAGCTCGCCGGTCCGCGCGTCTTCGGTCCGCCGCGCGACCACGACGAGGCGCTCGCCGTGCTGCGCACCGCCGTCGAGTTGGGCATCACCCACATCGACACCGCGGACTTCTACGGACCGCACGTGACCAACCAGCTCATCCGGGAGGCGCTGCACCCCTACCCGGCGGACCTCCGCATCGTCACCAAGGTCGGCTCGCTGCGGGACGACCGGGGCGCCTGGATCCCCTCGCTGATGCCGGACTCCCTGCGCCAGCAGGTGCACGACAACCTGCGCACCCTCGGCGTGGACGTCCTCGACGTGGTGAACCTGCGGGTCGGCAGCGTCGACGGCCCGGACGACGAGCCGGTCGGCGAGCGGTTCGCCGTGCTGGCGGAGCTGCAGCAGCAGGGGCTGATCCGGCACCTCGGCCTGAGCACGGTGACGCTGGCCCAGGTCACCGAGGCGCAGGCGATCGCCACGGTCGTGTGTGTGCAGAACATGTACAACCTCGCGCATCGATCGGACGACGCCCTGGTCGACGCGCTCGACGCGCAGGGCGTCGCCTACGTGCCCTGGTTCCCGCTGGGCGGCTTCACCCCGCTGCAGTCCGACGCGCTCACCGCCGTCGCGACCCGGCTGGGTGCCGCACCGCTCGCCGTCGCACTCGCCTGGCTGCTGCAGCGCTCGCCGAACGTGCTGCTCATCCCCGGGACGTCGTCGGTGGCGCACCTGCGCGAGAACGTGGCCGGCGCTGGGCTCGAGTTGCCCGCCGACGCGGTCGCCGAACTGGATGCGATCGGGTCCTGA
- a CDS encoding GNAT family N-acetyltransferase — MTDQPTLRTAHLAELTPAELYGILRLRVDVFVVEQACPYPELDGRDTEPTTQHVWVADDDGTVLSTIRVLHNGEDRAIGRVATALSARGRGLSARLVEHGIALCEGRTIDIGAQAYLEGWYARFGFQRSGPDYDEDGILHLPMRLPARSA; from the coding sequence GTGACCGACCAGCCGACGCTGCGCACCGCCCACCTCGCCGAGCTCACCCCGGCGGAGCTCTACGGCATCCTCCGGCTGCGGGTCGACGTGTTCGTCGTCGAGCAGGCGTGCCCCTACCCCGAGCTCGACGGCCGGGACACCGAGCCGACGACGCAGCACGTGTGGGTGGCCGACGACGACGGCACGGTGCTGTCGACCATCCGGGTGCTGCACAACGGCGAGGACCGCGCCATCGGCCGGGTCGCCACCGCGCTGTCCGCCCGCGGCCGGGGGCTGTCGGCCCGGCTGGTCGAGCACGGCATCGCGCTGTGCGAGGGCCGCACGATCGACATCGGCGCGCAGGCGTACCTGGAGGGCTGGTATGCCCGCTTCGGCTTCCAGCGCTCGGGCCCGGACTACGACGAGGACGGCATCCTGCACCTGCCCATGCGCCTGCCCGCCCGGTCCGCCTAG
- a CDS encoding TenA family protein, producing MSFTDDAWAGTAPLRTAIEELAFLTELGEGTLAPAAFRHYLEQDALYLAGYARALALLAARAPDPDAAAFWANSASVTRTVETALHADLLGSELLGPALLSPSRPPVAELLHSPTCLGYVSYLVATAATASYAVAAAAVLPCYWVYADTGVRLAATARSTPGHPYARWVATYDDPGFQESTRRARQLVDDAATATPSEVPAMHRAFALATRYELEFWRSAHTQETWAHPLG from the coding sequence GTGAGCTTCACCGACGACGCCTGGGCCGGCACCGCGCCGCTGCGGACGGCGATCGAGGAGCTGGCGTTCCTGACCGAGCTCGGCGAGGGCACGCTCGCGCCGGCCGCGTTCCGGCACTACCTGGAGCAGGACGCGCTCTACCTGGCCGGGTACGCCCGGGCGCTGGCGCTGCTGGCCGCCCGCGCCCCCGACCCCGACGCCGCCGCCTTCTGGGCGAACTCCGCCTCGGTCACCCGCACCGTCGAGACGGCGCTGCACGCCGACCTGCTCGGCTCGGAGCTGCTGGGCCCGGCCCTGCTGTCGCCCTCCCGCCCACCGGTGGCGGAGCTGCTGCACTCCCCGACCTGCCTGGGCTACGTGTCCTACCTGGTGGCGACGGCCGCGACGGCGTCCTACGCGGTGGCCGCGGCGGCGGTGCTGCCCTGCTACTGGGTCTACGCCGACACCGGCGTCCGGCTGGCCGCGACGGCCCGCAGCACGCCCGGGCACCCCTACGCGCGCTGGGTCGCCACCTACGACGACCCGGGGTTCCAGGAGTCGACCCGGCGGGCGCGGCAGCTGGTCGACGACGCGGCGACGGCCACGCCGTCGGAGGTGCCGGCGATGCACCGGGCGTTCGCGCTGGCGACCCGCTACGAGCTGGAGTTCTGGCGCTCGGCGCACACGCAGGAGACCTGGGCGCACCCGCTGGGCTGA
- a CDS encoding DNA polymerase IV, with protein MRREPSILHLDLDAFFAAVEQRDKPSLRGRPVVVGGTGGRGVVATASYEARAFGARSAMPTAEARRLCPPGTAFLGGRFAAYRRTSDVVMALLRELSPLVEPVSIDEAYVDLAAGGHDLSVAGLTALATDLKERLREATGGVTGSVGIGTSKSLAKIGSELRKPDGLTVVPAGTELEVLHPLPVRALGGVGPVTAERLAQIKVKTVGDLHRLSLVDLTSLVGQANGAGLYRLARADDDRPVVADREAKSVSAEETFARDVTDPARLAAEVDALATRVGVRLQRSGTSGRTVTLKVRRYDFSTLTRSQTLTHALDDPRQIAEVAHRLLAAVDRSGGLRLLGVGVSGLSPYAQGDLFATETAPVVEPVTDEPDVEPVPLDPQPGPAVRAWYPGQDVVHPDLGAGWVWGSGLNRVTVRFEGPRTTPGPVRTLAADDPALQPGDPPDWAP; from the coding sequence GTGCGGCGCGAGCCGAGCATCCTGCACCTGGACCTCGACGCCTTCTTCGCCGCCGTCGAGCAACGCGACAAGCCCTCCCTGCGCGGCCGGCCGGTGGTGGTGGGCGGCACCGGCGGGCGCGGCGTGGTGGCCACCGCCTCCTACGAGGCACGGGCGTTCGGCGCCCGCAGCGCCATGCCCACCGCCGAGGCACGGCGGCTCTGCCCGCCCGGCACGGCGTTCCTCGGCGGCCGGTTCGCCGCCTACCGGCGCACCTCGGACGTGGTGATGGCGCTGCTGCGCGAGCTGTCCCCACTGGTCGAGCCGGTCTCCATCGACGAGGCCTACGTCGACCTGGCCGCCGGCGGCCACGACCTGTCCGTCGCCGGGCTGACCGCGCTGGCCACCGACCTCAAGGAACGACTGCGGGAAGCCACCGGCGGGGTCACCGGCTCCGTGGGCATCGGGACGTCGAAGTCGCTGGCCAAGATCGGGTCGGAGCTGCGCAAGCCGGACGGGCTGACCGTCGTCCCGGCCGGGACCGAGCTCGAGGTGCTGCACCCGCTGCCGGTGCGCGCCCTGGGCGGGGTCGGCCCGGTCACCGCCGAGCGGCTGGCGCAGATCAAGGTGAAGACGGTCGGCGACCTGCACCGGCTCTCGCTCGTCGACCTGACCAGCCTGGTGGGCCAGGCCAACGGCGCCGGGCTGTACCGGCTGGCCCGCGCCGACGACGACCGGCCGGTGGTCGCCGACCGGGAGGCGAAGTCGGTGAGCGCGGAGGAGACCTTCGCCCGCGACGTCACCGACCCCGCCCGGCTGGCCGCCGAGGTCGACGCGCTGGCCACCCGGGTCGGGGTGCGGCTGCAGCGCTCGGGCACCTCCGGGCGCACGGTGACGCTCAAGGTGCGCCGGTACGACTTCAGCACCCTGACCCGCTCGCAGACCCTCACGCACGCCCTCGACGACCCGCGGCAGATCGCCGAGGTGGCCCACCGACTGCTGGCCGCCGTCGACCGGTCCGGCGGGCTGCGGCTGCTCGGCGTCGGCGTCTCCGGGCTCTCGCCCTACGCCCAGGGCGACCTGTTCGCGACCGAGACCGCACCGGTCGTCGAGCCCGTGACCGACGAGCCGGACGTCGAGCCGGTGCCCCTCGACCCGCAGCCGGGCCCAGCGGTGCGCGCCTGGTACCCGGGGCAGGACGTCGTCCACCCCGACCTCGGCGCCGGCTGGGTGTGGGGCAGCGGGCTCAACCGCGTGACGGTGCGGTTCGAGGGCCCGCGCACCACGCCGGGGCCGGTGCGCACGCTCGCCGCCGACGACCCGGCGCTGCAGCCGGGCGACCCGCCCGACTGGGCCCCCTGA
- the thiE gene encoding thiamine phosphate synthase produces the protein MSRLDPTLYLVTDTLLCAPRSVPEVVAEAVAGGVTAVQVRDKTASRRELLALTRAVQAALEPTPHVPLFVNDAVDVALITGADGVHVGQDDLPADEVRALLGPDALVGVSTGSDAELDAVLALPAGTVDLVGIGPVWSTPTKPDAGESLEPAGVRALATRARAAGLLAVAIGGVHASNAAQVTGVDGICVVSDICTAPDPAEAARLLRKEIGR, from the coding sequence GTGAGCCGCCTCGACCCGACGCTCTACCTGGTCACCGACACCCTGCTCTGCGCGCCGCGTTCGGTGCCCGAGGTGGTCGCCGAGGCCGTCGCCGGCGGCGTCACCGCCGTCCAGGTGCGGGACAAGACGGCCAGCCGCCGCGAGCTGCTCGCGCTGACCCGCGCCGTGCAGGCCGCGCTGGAGCCGACACCGCACGTGCCGCTGTTCGTCAACGACGCCGTCGACGTCGCGCTGATCACCGGCGCCGACGGCGTGCACGTCGGCCAGGACGACCTGCCCGCCGACGAGGTGCGGGCACTGCTCGGGCCCGACGCCCTGGTCGGGGTCTCCACCGGCAGCGACGCCGAGCTCGACGCCGTGCTGGCCCTGCCCGCCGGCACCGTGGACCTGGTGGGCATCGGCCCGGTCTGGTCCACCCCCACCAAGCCCGACGCCGGGGAGTCCCTCGAGCCCGCCGGCGTGCGCGCGCTGGCCACCCGGGCCCGGGCCGCGGGCCTGCTCGCGGTGGCGATCGGCGGCGTCCACGCCTCCAACGCCGCGCAGGTGACCGGGGTCGACGGCATCTGCGTGGTGTCCGACATCTGCACCGCCCCCGACCCCGCCGAGGCCGCCCGGCTGCTGCGCAAGGAGATCGGCAGGTGA
- the thiD gene encoding bifunctional hydroxymethylpyrimidine kinase/phosphomethylpyrimidine kinase: protein MTAAVALSVAGSDPSGGAGIQADLKTFSALGVYGTAVLTALTAQNTRGVTGVHAVPAGFVGEQLATLFADVTVHATKLGMLGTADVVREVARVLAHRPGGPVVCDPVMVATSGDRLISAEAVDAVRTDLLPVTDLLTPNVPEAAALLDVAPATTVQELAPQATALLALGPVAVLLKGGHLGGGESVDVLATAGGVLETRRPRVDTTSTHGTGCTLSSALAALAARERLAGREPDWSPLVDRARDYLQAALEAGSALGVGSGHGPVHHFAGWWEA, encoded by the coding sequence GTGACCGCGGCCGTCGCACTGAGCGTCGCCGGCAGCGACCCCAGCGGGGGCGCCGGGATCCAGGCCGACCTGAAGACCTTCAGCGCGCTGGGCGTCTACGGCACCGCGGTGCTCACCGCGCTGACCGCGCAGAACACCCGCGGGGTCACCGGGGTGCACGCCGTCCCGGCGGGGTTCGTGGGGGAGCAGCTGGCGACGCTGTTCGCCGACGTCACCGTCCACGCCACCAAGCTGGGCATGCTCGGCACCGCCGACGTCGTCCGGGAGGTCGCCCGGGTGCTGGCCCACCGGCCCGGCGGACCGGTGGTCTGCGACCCGGTCATGGTGGCCACCAGCGGCGACCGGTTGATCTCGGCCGAGGCCGTGGACGCCGTGCGGACCGACCTGCTCCCGGTCACCGACCTGCTCACCCCCAACGTGCCCGAGGCCGCCGCACTGCTGGACGTCGCACCGGCCACCACGGTGCAGGAGCTGGCCCCGCAGGCCACCGCGCTGCTGGCGCTGGGGCCGGTGGCGGTGCTGCTCAAGGGCGGCCACCTGGGCGGCGGGGAGAGCGTCGACGTGCTGGCCACCGCCGGCGGCGTGCTGGAGACCCGGCGCCCGCGGGTGGACACCACCTCGACCCACGGCACCGGCTGCACGCTGTCCTCCGCGCTGGCCGCGCTGGCCGCCCGCGAGCGGCTGGCCGGCCGCGAGCCGGACTGGTCACCACTGGTCGACCGGGCGCGGGACTACCTGCAGGCTGCGCTGGAGGCCGGGAGCGCGCTCGGCGTCGGCTCCGGCCACGGCCCCGTGCACCACTTCGCCGGGTGGTGGGAGGCGTGA
- a CDS encoding helix-turn-helix domain-containing protein, producing the protein MDNQLGDFLRARRELVGPADVGLRTTGVRRTPGLRREEVALLAGISADYYLRLEQGRDRNPSAQVLEAVARVLLLDEAASAYLLGLIAPQPRSRRRPARRETVPPGALQLLGALGLPAFVEGRWFDVLAANDLARALSPNVTGGHNRLRDVFLDPAEHALFPDWEAGTARLVAGFRSRIGTELDDPRVVELVGELSLGSERFRRLWARHDVRVPEGMAVRFAHPELGGLELACEKLAVSGTDGQLLCVYSAAPGSSSAEKLALLGSLVAPPAPSPAPQDVRGTR; encoded by the coding sequence GTGGACAACCAGCTCGGCGACTTCCTGCGTGCACGCAGGGAACTGGTCGGACCGGCGGACGTCGGTCTCCGGACCACCGGCGTCCGCCGCACGCCAGGTCTGCGCCGCGAGGAGGTCGCGCTGCTGGCGGGCATCAGCGCCGACTACTACCTCCGGCTGGAACAGGGCCGGGACCGCAACCCCTCGGCGCAGGTGCTGGAGGCCGTGGCCCGGGTGCTGCTGCTCGACGAGGCCGCGAGCGCGTACCTGCTCGGGCTGATCGCCCCCCAGCCCCGGAGCCGCCGCCGGCCTGCCCGCCGGGAGACCGTGCCGCCGGGCGCGCTGCAGCTGCTGGGCGCCCTCGGGCTGCCGGCGTTCGTGGAGGGCCGCTGGTTCGACGTGCTGGCGGCCAACGACCTGGCCCGGGCGCTGTCGCCGAACGTCACCGGCGGCCACAACCGACTGCGCGACGTCTTCCTCGACCCGGCGGAGCATGCGCTCTTCCCCGACTGGGAGGCCGGCACCGCCCGGCTGGTCGCCGGCTTCCGCAGCCGGATCGGCACCGAGCTCGACGACCCGCGGGTCGTGGAGCTGGTGGGCGAGCTGTCGCTGGGCAGCGAGCGGTTCCGCCGGCTGTGGGCCCGGCACGACGTCCGGGTCCCGGAGGGGATGGCGGTCCGTTTCGCGCACCCTGAGCTCGGTGGTCTCGAGCTGGCCTGCGAGAAGCTCGCGGTCAGCGGTACCGACGGGCAGCTGCTCTGCGTCTACTCCGCCGCGCCGGGCTCCAGCAGCGCTGAGAAGCTCGCGCTGCTGGGCTCGCTCGTGGCGCCGCCGGCACCCTCCCCGGCTCCGCAGGACGTGCGCGGGACGCGCTAG
- a CDS encoding LamG-like jellyroll fold domain-containing protein, translating into MTATATATATAPAGLRASRAALVVSALARTALGALALLVLVSVVPAVAGWESTVVTSGSMAPSVRPGDVTLVRPVDVAALVPGQVLLVDDPDVPGGLRLHRLAAVTDSGLLQLKGDANATADASLVAPSAVHGVGALRLPDLGLPALWAAERRLLPLSGAALALAALIGLALLHRSDDDEPGDDPPVTGGPTRRPGRRRFLRTAVRGTTAALAVAVLVPTTAAAVFSGSTANHANTFAAVPNFTCIGPAASPAAQYLALQETRGPTAVNDGTFTADATYTGAGVTYRVPGPPCSRADRAVALDGSSGFVYTSIRVSNPSPFSTQLWFRTTTARGGYLIGFGNGTNGDTSTSRDRLVYMTNDGRLTFGVYDGAAKTISSAQAYNDGAWHMVTATFSASAGAALYVDGAQVAADATLTRAESVSGLFRAGYDNLSGWPNAPTSNWFAGSIAHMGVFVTALSAADVAKQYATYR; encoded by the coding sequence GTGACCGCCACCGCCACCGCCACCGCCACCGCCCCGGCGGGGCTGCGGGCCTCCCGGGCGGCCCTCGTCGTCAGCGCCCTGGCCCGCACAGCGCTCGGTGCGCTCGCGCTCCTCGTGCTGGTCTCCGTCGTCCCCGCCGTCGCCGGCTGGGAGTCCACCGTGGTCACCTCGGGTTCCATGGCCCCGAGCGTCCGGCCCGGCGACGTCACGCTCGTGCGTCCGGTCGATGTCGCTGCCCTCGTACCCGGTCAGGTGCTCCTCGTCGACGACCCGGACGTACCCGGCGGCCTCCGGCTGCACCGGCTCGCGGCCGTGACCGACAGCGGCCTCCTGCAGCTCAAGGGCGACGCCAACGCCACCGCCGACGCCTCCCTGGTCGCCCCCTCTGCCGTGCACGGGGTGGGCGCCCTGCGGCTGCCCGACCTCGGGCTGCCCGCCCTGTGGGCGGCGGAGCGGCGCTTGTTGCCGCTCTCCGGTGCGGCGCTGGCACTCGCCGCGCTGATCGGCCTCGCGCTGCTGCACCGCTCCGACGACGACGAGCCGGGCGACGACCCACCGGTCACCGGCGGACCGACCCGACGGCCGGGACGCCGGCGGTTCCTGCGGACAGCGGTGCGCGGCACGACGGCGGCCCTGGCTGTCGCCGTCCTGGTGCCCACCACGGCAGCGGCCGTCTTCAGCGGCAGCACGGCCAACCACGCCAACACCTTCGCCGCGGTGCCGAACTTCACCTGCATCGGGCCGGCCGCGAGCCCCGCCGCCCAGTACCTGGCCCTGCAGGAGACCCGTGGTCCCACCGCGGTCAACGACGGCACCTTCACCGCGGACGCCACCTACACGGGCGCCGGGGTGACCTACCGGGTCCCCGGCCCGCCCTGCAGCCGCGCCGACCGGGCCGTGGCGCTGGACGGCAGCTCCGGCTTCGTCTACACGTCCATCCGGGTCAGCAACCCCTCGCCGTTCAGCACCCAGCTCTGGTTCCGCACCACGACCGCCCGGGGCGGCTACCTGATCGGCTTCGGCAACGGGACGAACGGCGACACGTCCACGAGCAGGGACCGCCTGGTCTACATGACCAATGACGGACGGCTGACCTTCGGCGTCTACGACGGCGCCGCGAAGACCATCAGCTCGGCACAGGCCTACAACGACGGTGCGTGGCACATGGTGACCGCCACGTTCTCCGCCTCCGCGGGTGCGGCGTTGTACGTGGACGGCGCCCAGGTGGCCGCGGACGCCACGCTGACCCGGGCCGAGTCGGTCAGCGGGCTCTTCCGCGCCGGGTACGACAACCTGTCCGGCTGGCCGAACGCACCGACGAGCAACTGGTTCGCCGGCTCGATCGCGCACATGGGCGTCTTCGTCACGGCGCTGAGCGCAGCCGACGTCGCCAAGCAGTACGCCACCTACCGCTGA